The Pseudodesulfovibrio sediminis genome includes the window GATTCCAGCGGGTTGACTGCAAACAAAAACCGCGCCTCATGCGCTGACAACACCGCTGAAGTTCCTTTGAGTAGAGACTAAAGTGTGCTACCTGTCTAAATCATGAAATGCCCGAAATGCAGCAAATCAGTTTCGAATCTGGCAAAACACTGCCCACAGTGCGGAACCCGGTTCATTCGTCAAAGTGACAAACTGGCCAGCAAGATGGCTCTGTCCGGCAGACTGACCACCCTCTGCGGTGGCGGACTGATTTTTCTGGGCGTCCTGGCCTTCCTGTATGGCAGCGGCCTTGGCGGCACCATCCTGCTCGGCATCGGCGTGCTGCTCGCGCTCACAGGCCTGATCAAGCGGTAACACACCACAACCCCCTCTCAGATCACGCAGAACGGCCCGAGAAGCGTCCGAAGGGCTATTCCCCGACGAACTTGCGCAGAACGATTTCGGCCGGGCACCAGCCCGTTATGGACGATTGGAAAAGATTCAGTCCGACGAACGCGGTCAACCAGTACCAGTTGGGTGAATGGAAATGTGCCAGCCCAAGGCTGACGAGAATGAAGGAACCGGCCATACCGCGAATGATGCGCTCTATCTTCATACAGACCTCCACCGGATAAACCGGCATCGCAGAAGTGCGTTATTCAGTTCAGAGACGGTACAGAAGCACGTGCAAGACTGCCGGCGGTAAAGGTCATGGACCCAAGCTCGCCGAACGTCGTGGCCTGCCGTACTGTCAGCTCCAGAGGAGCTTCAAAATCCACGGAAAAAGGCTGTCCCGCTTCCAGGGGCATGTTTCCGGCCGTGGCCACCAGCTTGTCAGCCGGGCCATTGGACCAAGCTGCCTCGAACACATACCGGCCCTTGGGCAGACGATAACTGCCACCGGATGTCCACGGAATCAACAGGGACTGTCCCCGCTCGTCAGCCAACCGCAGGGCGTGCACGGTACGCGGGGCAATATCCACATAAAATGTTGCGGCAGGGATGCCCGGCGTTTCGCGAACGACCCGAAATCGAGTGGCGCCCGAACGATCGGAGTCGAGAGAATATTTGCTGATGAAGTTGCCGGGATCGAGGATGATCTCCCACCCGAGGTCCTGGCCGTTGTTGGCCCACGGGATCGCCACGAACCCCTTGAAATTCACAATCTCTTCGCCCTTGCTGCCCCATATTCCTTCAAGGATGAGCTGGTCACCCAGCACCGTGTTCAACACTTCTC containing:
- a CDS encoding YgaP family membrane protein; this encodes MKIERIIRGMAGSFILVSLGLAHFHSPNWYWLTAFVGLNLFQSSITGWCPAEIVLRKFVGE